In Bacillus spongiae, the DNA window TACAAGAGATGCACCAATTCCTTCTAATATTGACCACCCAAAAATCAGTACTGGTACTGTTTGTGATATGGCTGTAACTCCGGAACCAACGGCATATATAGCCATCCCAATGCCAAATGTCTTGCGTCTCCCGAACACATCACCTAACTTACCACCTGTTATCATAAATGCTGCCATAATAAGAGCGTAAAACGTAATGGCTATCTGAATTTGCGTTACATCAGTTTTAAAATCTACTACAAGTTGGGAGATAGCTACATTCATGACCGATGTATCCAGCACCATAAGGAATTGAGCTGCTCCGAGTACAATCAATGGTAACCATTTCTTCATTATCTGTATCTCCTTAAAACGTAGGTTGTAGTAATATTTTATCTTTATATAATATTCCTTATTCTATTCATAGATGATTTCATCATTTTGAATCTACCGTAACGATATTATCATTAGGCTTTTCCATTCTACTTGACTAATTTTTTATTATGTTTATCAGAAAGGTTGTTCTTATTAATATTAAAAAACCACTATGTTACGATACTTAATAATAAGATTCCAAATTATCCTAAATGAATAACTGGAGGAATATGTGCTAGCAGTTCTAGCCACGTTTTCAACAACAAACCCAATAATTAATAGCACTAGCTCAATAATCAAAATACCTATAATTGCTTCTTTAACAAATTGTAACTAATCGTTGATAAAGGAAGAAAAGTGTCTCTTTAAAATTAAGATTGATCAAAAACACGTCACAAACCTTACTATTATTGCTCATAAAAAGAATCCATTTTGAAAAAAGATTGATCAAAATGGATTCTTCAAGATTTAATGTGAATTTTTTTTAAAAAAGTTCGATGATTTTCTACCTTTGTTATTGGACAATCGCATCCAATAGTTGAATACTCGAATTCGAGATAGAAGGATATTACCAATACCTCCAATGTCATCTATTATTAATGAACATAAAAGATCACCACCCACAACAAAAAAATCAAAGACTTTCAAATTATTCATTCCTCTCTTTAGAAACTATCTCGTCCACTTCCTTAAACCGATGAATATAGATGAAATGGTGAGAAATTTTAACCATTCTGTGATATTATTCCTTAAGGGCGTAGTGATTAAGAACATACTAGTACAAACTTCGTTTGTGAGCGATTACACTGCAATCCAATCTTTTCGCCTATCCTTGAATGTCAAATCATCATTCTACTGAATGGGTGAATGATCTAATCGTGAGCAGATCAAATACTTAGTTTTAAAGGGGAAATCCAGTTCAGATATAACTAAAAGGCTTTGAACAAGCAAATAAAGAAATGAATAGACTGAGAAAACCAAAAAAATAAAGAGTAAAAACAAACAGATAAAACGGTATAAATGAATGGAATTATAAAATACCTTTGGATAATTTGATTGGAGAACAAACAAATTATTATCAACTTATGTAAATTCTATTTTTTTACCCATAGATATTAATTCAGGAGGATTTTGTAGTGACGATTGAGAAAGTAATTGAAGTATATAAAGGGTTTGAAAAGATTTATGAAGCACCAATTGTGATAATTTCTGAGATATTATGTATAATAATTTTAATTTCATTTATTATTCATTTAATAAAAGATAGAAAGTCTTTTTCTTTTCTTGGATCTATTATTAGAGGTTTTTTTCTCGTTTTCATACTTTCTATAATGAGTTTTTTATTTGTTACTATTGTAGAATATGATTTTTCAATGAGTGAAAATCAATGGGAAGAAAATTATGTAACTCCTTATATTAATTCACTACCAGAACAAAAATACAATGTAAAAGATTTTTCACAATTATTAAATGAAAATAAAGGGATTTATTCTATTTATCTAGATTCCTTAACTAAACCCACATGGGTAAGTGTGGAAGTGTTGGATGATGATGGAAAATATAAAGAAATTACTGTTCAAACTATTTTTAAGAAAGAATCTATTGATACACCATATCTAACATATAAAAAGATTGAAAAAGATATTTCAAATAAATATAATGCAAACGTATTTTATGAAACAGTTTTACATATTCCAAAAGAATATAAAATCTTGGTTCCGTCAAATTAACTTAATTTTTCAGAGATAACAATGACCAGCAAACTAAATAGATTGTTGGTCATTGTTATTATATCAATTGGTACTGTTGTTGCTTTAGAATAAAGTATTTATCTAGGAAGTTATAGTATAGGTTATAAAAAGTTTGATCATTATTGTAATCCTTATTCCACAAAAGCGCCCGATTGCCGAGTAACTTATATTTAAAGTTACAGATTGAATTATCAAGATTGATTTAACTTACTATTAAAACATTCCTCACATATAAATTTACCTTCATTTCTTAAATATGTCTTAATTTCTGTGAAACCTTTTCGTTTAGGATAACGCATTTTCACAAAAACAACGTCATCCCCTTTTATTTCTTTTTCACAAAAATTACATTTTGGTTTATCCCACAACACTATAACTTCACATCAATAATTCTTTCTTACCCACCTATACGAAAAACTCTTATATAAAGTTTCCTATTAATCCTATTAATTATTTGAAGTAACCTGTTCTAAATTAATGAGATTATAGAAAAATACACCTCAGACAGTTGAGCCTTATTCATTTCTTGCGCCCTTATGTGGAATAAGGAATTTTCTCTCTTGCTCTATAAAAATATTCTCATCTATTATTACTTCGAGACAACCATCATTACCGTTAAAACAGATTTCAATAAGCTTAAATGATTCAACTCCATCAAAAGGGTTGTTCATTTAACTGAGAAGAGTGTTTTGTCAATTTACTTACTACTTAATATTCTATTTAATTACTTACTTTCTTCCTCTCAAAACCTAAATATCGGCTCCCTTGAAAGGTTAACATGCCATTGTCATTTTCAGAAAGTAAACCGTACTCCTTACCGGAAATTTGGAACTCTGAACGGTCCTCACTTTCGAACTCGAAAGTAACAAAGTAATTTGTATAAGTGCCGTGACGATGTTCACTTGACCTTCTGGAAACATTTTCTCTTTTAGATTTAACAATCGCTGGTACACTCAGTTTTGGAGACTGCTCATTTTTTCTCCACTGAGCAACCCCTTTAAAAACTGAAAATATAATACTACCGAAAACTATTACAAAAATAATACCAATAAAAATAGGAACAATAAGAAACATTAGATCCCCTATAAAAAATGCATCAGACATGTAAATATTCCTTTCGCTTCTTAATTTAATGATTTAAAAGTAAAATAAGACATGGTATCAGAAAAATCCCTAATAATTATTTCAAAATTATCTATATTGCACAAGGTTTTTTATTTCATAACACCCATTCATAAGAAAGGGGCTTTTCTATTACAGAAAAGCTCCCATTTGCTGAAGACTCGAATTCGAGATATCAATAAAGATTAAGTTAATTAACATCATTATAGAAGCAAATATTTTTGAAAGCACATTACTCCCCCTTTATTACACAATACTGCTCGATAGCAAAACAAGCGTTTCTGGTTGTTTTCAGAAACGCCATTCGTTAGTTATATTGTTTCCCATCTTTATTGTACTCTCTTTTCTTGATATAGAAGATAATACTTGTACTAATCATACCTATTATATAAGATATTTTCGGGTCGTTAATGAATTATCCTGTAGTTAATCGAATGACTAAGAGAATCATTCCCTTTCTAATAATTCCATACCTTACTAAACAATCTGCCCCATTTGTTGTTTAAATGGATTTATTCGTAAAGTTCCTATTTTAATTAATTAGATTTTTTACAATCAAGTCTTGAGCTAAATAAAAAATTAGCCACCCTGCGATTCCCATACCTAATGAAGCAAATAAATTTATGGAATGTTTCAGAGAAACTCCTATGATTAGCAACATCACAACTGTTCCAGGAATCCCCCACACAACACTAATTGCAAACTTACTCAATTTGTCCATTTGTTCCCCCTGTGTATATAGCCATATAATACTTAAAAGGCTTACGATCGGTAAGGCAGCAATGATTCCACCTTGTTGAGGAAATCTTCGGGAAATTTCTGTAATAACGCCTATTATAATAGCCGAAATAATAACCTTAACGATTGTGAACATCCTTTGCTCGCTCCTTTAATAATGTAAATGCCTCTAATATACGGTGCCTTTCTTCATCGTTCATTCGTTCGAATAGAACTTGTTTCAGTTTTTCTTCATCTAGACTCGAATGACGGTGTAATACTTCATTCCCTAAATCAGAAAGCCTCAGAATAACCTTACGCTCATCCTTGCTGCTGCGGATTTTAAATAAATAATTTTTTTTCAACAAGCGTTTAATATGCTCAGAAGCTGTGTTATGAGACACCTGAATGGCTTCCGCAATTTCTTTAATCCCTACTTCTCCCTCTTTTTGAATAACTTGTAGAATACGTATGCTTTGGTGAGTAATTTTTTCTTGATGGTTATAACGTAATTGGTAGTAAATGTCAGTCCAAAGATGATTTAAAAATGCAATTTCTCTAATCATTATTGCCCTCCTTATATCGTAATTCAAGAATATATCTTATAATACGATATAATTAACTATATAGCAACTTGTCTTTCACTAAACTGTTCCTTTAGCTTAATACCAATTATTTCAAAACCACTTAAACCTTACAACAATTTATACAAACATAATAAAAACGCGATGTTACAACATCGCGCCCGATAGCAGGAGACTCGAATTCAAGATAATCTTAAAAGAGATTAATAAATTTACATTAAAACCTCATCTTGATGTTTTGCACCAGAACCATCTACATTGGTAACTCCTAAGGTACTTTAGTCAGTGCCGGTAGAACCTTCTAAATCTAATATACAACGATCAGCATCAACTACAGTAGCTTCTACGGTTATTTGAGTCACTTTTTTACCCACCAGTGTAACAGCTTGGTTTACCTCATTCGGAACAAACTCGATATCTTCAAAAATATCCCCATTTTGACTTTCCAAGGTAATCCTGGCCTCACAAGCATCAGATTGTTCTCCAAGAGAATTGAAATTTGCTGTTATGCTAACAGGTTGAGGTTCTACATCTTTATAAACAACATTTGATGGATCATTTGATGTTAGAGCTATATCCATACTAAAATTATCGTTAGGTTGTTGTTCATTAAAACCGAACCCAAAAATTAACGCTAGGACTATCCCAAGGAGTAACAATGCTCCAAGCAAGAAAATAGCAATCCATATAAGCCAGGATGATTTTTGTTTATGGTATTCACTCAATTTTCACACCCCCAAACCAATCGAATACAGTTAGTGTATTCATGTAACACTTCTGGCGTGCTAGTGAAGAATTTTATGGTTCAAAACTTTGTGAACATTGGAATTTTTTTAACCAATAATTTAGAGAGAAACATGATAAAAGGGAATACCACCATTTATTCCCTTTGAAATTGTTGGCATCGAGATCTTCTATATCTAAATTTCCATTACCGAACGCACGGTTAAAGAAAACATCATTGTCGTTAGAACTGTTCGATAACAAAATACGATCATTACTATTCTCATTAATGGTATTCCCTTTCACCATGTTGCTATTGCTTTTACTAATATAATATCTCTTGGATCGGCTGCATCGACTGCACCTTGAATCGTGGCAAAATCATTGGGCACCACGATGGTTTTTTCGTTATAATTATTATCGGCATTTCTTTCTTCAAAACCACAGTAAAAGTAAGTTAAAATGTGCAGTTTCAGAATATGTTAGGAGTAATTATCATCGCATTAATAATTATTTTCTATGGCATTTTCCTGAGACAACGGATTCATTTCAGTTGATGAAATTTTCTGGATGAAGAACCGTTTATACATTTTTTCTAAAATGCCAGCTAAATATCTAGGTTTCTTCCTTTAGTGTAAACCATACCTTCTTTACTTTACCTATTGGATTTCCTGTTTTAATGCCACTTGTTCGTTATAGTACTTACCTTAATTTTAAAACCCTTATTGACCATATGGTCAATAAGGGTTTATAATATTTATAAATGACCAACTGGTCAATGAAGGAGGGAACCGTGTGAGTGTGATTGAGATTAATCATTTGACGAAGTTTTATGGAAAGAGTCGTGGGATTGAAGACATTACATTTTCAGTTAAAGAAGGTGAAATCTTCGGCTTTATTGGTCCGAACGGTGCCGGAAAAAGTACAACAATTCGTACGATGATGAACTTTATTTATCCGTCATCTGGAAGCGTTTCTATTC includes these proteins:
- a CDS encoding Fe3+ hydroxamate ABC transporter substrate-binding protein, which translates into the protein MWDKPKCNFCEKEIKGDDVVFVKMRYPKRKGFTEIKTYLRNEGKFICEECFNSKLNQS
- a CDS encoding DUF2500 domain-containing protein; its protein translation is MFLIVPIFIGIIFVIVFGSIIFSVFKGVAQWRKNEQSPKLSVPAIVKSKRENVSRRSSEHRHGTYTNYFVTFEFESEDRSEFQISGKEYGLLSENDNGMLTFQGSRYLGFERKKVSN
- a CDS encoding DUF3147 family protein; its protein translation is MFTIVKVIISAIIIGVITEISRRFPQQGGIIAALPIVSLLSIIWLYTQGEQMDKLSKFAISVVWGIPGTVVMLLIIGVSLKHSINLFASLGMGIAGWLIFYLAQDLIVKNLIN
- a CDS encoding MarR family winged helix-turn-helix transcriptional regulator, which gives rise to MIREIAFLNHLWTDIYYQLRYNHQEKITHQSIRILQVIQKEGEVGIKEIAEAIQVSHNTASEHIKRLLKKNYLFKIRSSKDERKVILRLSDLGNEVLHRHSSLDEEKLKQVLFERMNDEERHRILEAFTLLKERAKDVHNR